In Chlorogloeopsis sp. ULAP01, one DNA window encodes the following:
- a CDS encoding S-layer homology domain-containing protein encodes MRSLFGLSLTSTALLAVGVSAAPIVISAPSLAQVPTQTPDQVPTQTPDQVPAPAAVNFPDVQADYWALPFIQGLAARNIIAGFPDGTFRPEQAVTRAEFAAMIQRAFSQSLVRQLPPGGFKDVPPGFWAAPAIQEAYESGFMAGYPNNLFLPNQQIPKVQAIAAIANGLNLTPTDSAENILASNFTDAGQIPTYAINQVAAATQANLVVNYPDIKTLSPDRALTRAEAAAHLYQALVRLGQVPAIPTNVAAANYIVGGPGSTQQATTDILSLAESSNNFTTLLSLVRTAGLEEALKQPGPYTLFAPTDQAFAALPPETLQRLQQPENKETLLRILRYHVVPNQVTPNEITSGELQTLEERTVNVKVDPASNQVAVNDATVQASVQASNGVVYAVDRVLVPPNVSLDPEQEVETARRGRNYVAVGGNIGFGGNTALGSGNFAVTSKFSVFNNFSIRPGAIIGDDTVFLVPITYDFAFRGVDNPVGGGSFPISPYVGAGVSIGTGDNSDVSFLLTGGLDYPLSRQFTVNAAVNAAFVDGADVGLLLGIGYNF; translated from the coding sequence TTGCTAGCTGTTGGAGTCAGTGCTGCTCCAATAGTGATTTCTGCTCCAAGTTTGGCTCAAGTCCCTACTCAAACTCCAGATCAGGTTCCTACCCAAACTCCGGATCAAGTCCCCGCGCCTGCGGCTGTCAACTTTCCTGATGTGCAAGCAGATTACTGGGCATTGCCATTTATTCAGGGTTTAGCTGCAAGAAATATAATTGCTGGTTTCCCTGATGGTACATTTAGACCGGAACAAGCTGTGACTAGAGCTGAATTTGCAGCCATGATTCAAAGAGCTTTTAGTCAAAGTTTAGTTCGACAGTTACCCCCAGGTGGTTTTAAAGATGTTCCTCCTGGATTTTGGGCTGCCCCTGCAATTCAGGAAGCTTATGAATCTGGGTTTATGGCTGGTTATCCCAACAACTTGTTTCTGCCGAATCAGCAGATTCCTAAAGTTCAAGCGATCGCTGCTATAGCTAACGGGCTGAATTTAACTCCCACTGACTCTGCAGAAAATATTCTTGCTAGCAACTTTACAGATGCAGGACAGATCCCGACCTATGCTATTAACCAAGTAGCAGCCGCAACTCAAGCAAATCTTGTTGTTAATTATCCTGACATCAAAACACTCAGCCCAGACAGAGCTTTAACCCGTGCAGAAGCAGCAGCACATTTGTATCAGGCTTTAGTGAGACTAGGACAAGTACCTGCAATACCTACCAACGTTGCAGCTGCTAACTATATTGTGGGTGGCCCTGGTAGTACTCAACAAGCCACAACTGATATTCTTTCCTTGGCTGAGTCTAGTAACAACTTTACAACTTTGCTTTCTTTAGTGAGGACAGCAGGTTTAGAGGAAGCCCTGAAACAACCAGGCCCCTATACACTCTTTGCTCCAACGGATCAAGCATTTGCAGCCTTACCACCAGAAACTCTGCAAAGATTGCAGCAGCCAGAAAACAAAGAAACGCTGCTGAGGATCCTAAGATATCATGTTGTTCCCAATCAGGTAACTCCCAATGAAATTACCTCTGGTGAACTACAAACCTTGGAGGAAAGAACTGTCAACGTTAAAGTAGATCCTGCTAGCAATCAAGTTGCAGTCAACGATGCAACAGTTCAAGCAAGTGTCCAAGCAAGCAATGGTGTTGTCTACGCAGTTGACAGAGTTTTGGTACCGCCCAATGTTTCCCTAGATCCCGAACAAGAAGTTGAAACCGCTCGTCGTGGCAGAAATTATGTCGCAGTTGGTGGCAACATTGGTTTTGGTGGTAACACAGCTCTTGGTAGTGGTAACTTTGCAGTAACTAGCAAATTCAGTGTATTCAACAACTTTTCTATTCGTCCCGGTGCAATTATTGGTGACGATACTGTCTTTTTAGTTCCTATTACCTACGACTTTGCCTTCCGAGGAGTAGACAATCCTGTTGGTGGAGGAAGTTTTCCTATATCTCCTTACGTGGGCGCAGGTGTGTCAATTGGGACTGGTGATAATAGTGACGTTAGTTTTCTACTCACTGGTGGTTTAGATTATCCTTTGAGTCGTCAATTTACAGTTAACGCTGCTGTAAATGCCGCTTTTGTCGATGGCGCAGATGTAGGACTTTTGTTAGGAATTGGCTACAATTTCTAA
- a CDS encoding host attachment protein translates to MNQVLVAVINGTRARFLTLEQPELPEYESGPNLVEHKSLFNPVKELQGKELWASVKTGRNQGQGSQAHAYDDGRQEHLNEFERRFAGAIANEIININKSKPIQRLLLIAEPHILGVLREVVAPLLPKNLQIQDLAKDLCKLKPKDIYEYLANKNLLPTRR, encoded by the coding sequence ATGAATCAGGTATTGGTTGCTGTTATTAATGGAACCAGAGCAAGATTTTTGACTTTAGAACAGCCGGAATTACCGGAATATGAATCTGGCCCCAATTTAGTTGAACATAAAAGTTTATTCAATCCAGTTAAGGAATTACAGGGTAAGGAACTTTGGGCAAGTGTCAAAACTGGACGTAATCAAGGACAAGGTAGCCAAGCCCATGCTTATGATGATGGGCGTCAAGAGCATCTGAATGAATTTGAACGGCGCTTTGCTGGAGCGATCGCTAATGAAATTATCAATATAAATAAGAGCAAGCCCATCCAGAGATTGCTGTTGATAGCAGAACCACATATTTTAGGAGTTCTGCGGGAGGTAGTTGCTCCTTTACTACCTAAAAATTTGCAAATTCAAGACTTAGCAAAGGATTTGTGTAAACTCAAGCCTAAAGATATCTATGAATATCTAGCTAATAAAAATCTTCTGCCAACTCGTAGATAA
- a CDS encoding GH1 family beta-glucosidase — protein sequence MNQNQFPEDFCWGVATASYQIEGAIAEGGRKPSVWDTFSATPGRVVNGDTGEFACDHYHRYQTDVQLMVKLGIKNYRFSIAWPRIIPDGRGKVNEEGVDFYKRLVDCLLEAGITPHATLFHWDSPQALEDLYGSWQSRQMAFDFADYVSAIVSRLGDRITHWMTINEIPCFTHMGYGIEANPPHAPGKRVNSQKEVWQTSHHALLAHGLGCQAIRAASSTPCHVALVDNFGVTVPINESVIHITAAKKALHTCFQNGGIIFPVLTGDYSPVMLEELGKNAPDIKSGDLEIIHQPLDALGLNIYTGTYVRAVENERGYELLDLPKGYPRMHMPWLNILPESIYWGVRHVNETLGQRNLPVFITENGCAAEDEVNAKGEVIDTDRIMYLRQHLKSASRAISEGYSLKGYFLWTLMDNFEWAWGYSRRFGIIYTDYSTQNRIPKASFDWYAECIHQRRVV from the coding sequence ATGAATCAAAACCAATTTCCAGAAGATTTTTGCTGGGGCGTTGCTACTGCTTCTTATCAAATTGAAGGAGCGATCGCGGAGGGAGGGCGTAAACCTAGCGTTTGGGATACTTTTAGCGCTACACCCGGAAGAGTTGTAAATGGCGATACTGGTGAGTTTGCTTGCGATCATTACCATCGCTATCAAACTGATGTGCAGTTGATGGTTAAATTAGGTATTAAAAACTACCGCTTTAGTATTGCCTGGCCTCGTATAATTCCTGATGGACGTGGTAAGGTTAATGAAGAGGGTGTTGATTTTTACAAGCGCTTAGTAGATTGTCTACTCGAAGCAGGCATTACACCCCACGCTACCTTGTTTCATTGGGATAGCCCTCAAGCTCTGGAAGATTTGTATGGCTCCTGGCAAAGTCGGCAGATGGCTTTTGATTTTGCTGATTATGTGAGTGCGATTGTTAGTCGGTTGGGCGATCGCATTACTCATTGGATGACAATCAACGAAATTCCTTGCTTTACCCACATGGGGTATGGAATAGAAGCCAATCCCCCTCATGCTCCAGGTAAACGTGTCAATAGTCAAAAGGAAGTTTGGCAGACTTCTCACCACGCTTTACTTGCCCATGGTTTAGGTTGCCAAGCCATCCGTGCTGCTTCATCCACCCCTTGTCACGTGGCTTTGGTAGATAACTTCGGCGTTACAGTTCCAATTAACGAGTCTGTTATCCATATTACGGCGGCAAAAAAAGCCCTCCACACCTGTTTTCAAAATGGAGGTATTATATTTCCCGTTCTTACAGGTGATTACAGCCCAGTCATGCTTGAGGAGTTAGGAAAAAATGCTCCTGATATTAAGTCTGGTGATTTGGAAATCATTCACCAGCCCCTTGACGCTCTTGGTTTAAATATTTATACAGGCACTTATGTTCGTGCTGTTGAGAATGAAAGAGGATACGAACTGCTCGATTTGCCCAAAGGCTATCCGCGTATGCATATGCCTTGGCTCAACATCTTACCTGAGAGTATTTACTGGGGTGTTCGCCATGTCAATGAAACTTTAGGACAAAGAAACTTACCTGTATTTATTACTGAAAATGGCTGTGCAGCAGAAGATGAAGTGAATGCAAAAGGTGAAGTTATTGATACTGATCGCATTATGTACTTGCGACAGCATCTAAAGTCAGCTAGCCGAGCCATTAGTGAAGGCTATTCTTTAAAAGGGTACTTTCTTTGGACTCTGATGGATAACTTTGAGTGGGCGTGGGGCTACTCCCGACGCTTCGGAATTATATACACAGACTACAGCACACAAAACCGTATCCCCAAAGCCAGTTTTGATTGGTATGCAGAGTGTATTCATCAACGCAGAGTAGTTTAA
- a CDS encoding CHAT domain-containing protein produces MLGRYRTSSVRRLLKLLFLFFFTSSLCLVNLPLPHWQGRYELATAQLTLKSMSSHLSDVSVDASQLLEQGNQQYDRGNFQAAITNWEQAIAYYRRTNHWLNVGQILIKQAQAYNSLGKPEKAIILSESALQIARVCNDDSLEAAALGNRGEAYRLQGDYKQAIVDLKSSIKIAQVIDNSTHYNFAVNQLGSTYISLALLNYNRASSALEAGDNDEADVFTKQGWEYDLEALEYFNNSLNLARKKQDRLREIHILLNSIPPAFRIRKSNLAIAKLKLALQLLERLPNSRQKVYAAIELAHLIQFLPFKKTSFLNECPASQGEPQALELLTQAISISQSSHYQRALSFALGYLAHIYECRQNYQQALNITRQAQQAANTKLNAQDSLYLWEWQAGRILKAQHRLVEAIAAYEQAIATFNSIHNPIAINHPNLHINHNHTIEKIYRELIALRLNLEESEISQIGSINNPRYNLNSILNIIDALKIRELQKSFNQDSLFRTLGQTKLDLKINKNTAVIWSIIQDERTAIIVYLPNGEIKFKWIQLDSQSLKDEINKFRIGLEKRSDIIYNRGQAQRLYDLMIRAFEKDLESLHIKTLVFIPDGLFHSVPMGALHNGKQFLIQKYAITTSSSISLTPPLPTKPKKLRVLAVGLTKDAIVDNQKYQALINVKKEINQVLNIIPDGKQLLDENFTRDRLYAEIRQGIYPIIHIATHGEFSFIPEDTFLVTGDNDKLSVTDLYNMIHNTLSNHNSVDLLVLTACETARGGNSTNLGLASIAILAGVKSSLASLWAVNDAATVTLITNFYQNWHNLGLSKAEALQKAQQDLIALGKKYAHPYYWAPFIISGNWL; encoded by the coding sequence ATGCTAGGCAGATATCGGACATCTAGTGTCCGTCGCTTATTGAAATTATTATTTTTATTCTTTTTTACATCCAGCCTATGTCTGGTAAATTTACCGCTACCGCATTGGCAGGGAAGATACGAACTAGCTACAGCACAATTGACACTTAAAAGTATGTCTTCGCACTTATCTGATGTGTCTGTAGATGCTAGTCAATTATTAGAGCAAGGTAATCAACAATACGACAGGGGAAATTTTCAAGCTGCGATCACAAATTGGGAGCAAGCGATCGCTTATTATCGTCGAACCAATCACTGGTTGAATGTAGGGCAAATACTAATTAAACAAGCTCAAGCATACAATAGTTTAGGAAAACCAGAGAAGGCGATTATTCTTTCTGAAAGTGCTTTGCAGATTGCTCGTGTTTGCAATGATGATTCTCTAGAAGCGGCGGCTTTAGGTAACCGAGGAGAAGCTTATCGGCTGCAAGGCGATTATAAGCAAGCAATTGTTGATCTAAAATCTAGTATTAAAATTGCTCAAGTTATTGATAATTCAACTCATTATAATTTTGCTGTAAATCAATTAGGAAGTACTTATATTAGTCTAGCTTTGCTTAATTACAATCGTGCTTCTTCAGCATTAGAAGCAGGCGATAATGACGAAGCCGATGTTTTCACTAAACAAGGTTGGGAATACGATTTAGAAGCATTAGAATACTTTAACAATAGTTTGAATCTTGCTCGAAAAAAGCAAGATAGACTCCGTGAGATACATATACTACTCAACTCTATTCCTCCTGCATTTCGGATTAGAAAATCAAACTTGGCTATTGCTAAATTGAAACTAGCTTTACAATTATTAGAGCGTTTACCAAATTCCCGTCAGAAAGTATATGCTGCAATTGAATTAGCTCATCTTATACAATTTCTTCCTTTTAAAAAAACTTCGTTTTTGAATGAATGTCCAGCATCTCAAGGAGAACCTCAAGCCCTAGAATTACTTACACAAGCTATCTCAATTTCTCAAAGTTCACACTATCAGCGTGCTTTATCTTTTGCCTTAGGTTATCTTGCTCATATTTATGAATGTCGCCAGAATTATCAGCAAGCGTTAAATATAACTCGACAAGCACAACAAGCTGCAAATACAAAATTGAACGCTCAAGATAGTTTATATTTATGGGAATGGCAAGCTGGAAGAATATTAAAAGCACAACATCGCCTAGTGGAAGCAATTGCCGCTTACGAGCAAGCTATTGCTACTTTTAACAGTATCCACAATCCCATAGCGATTAATCATCCCAATTTGCACATCAATCACAACCACACTATAGAAAAAATCTATCGTGAGTTAATAGCACTCCGATTAAATTTAGAAGAAAGTGAAATAAGTCAAATAGGTAGTATTAACAATCCTAGATATAATCTTAACTCTATACTCAATATTATTGACGCTTTAAAAATTAGAGAATTGCAAAAATCTTTTAATCAAGATTCTCTTTTCAGAACACTTGGGCAAACAAAATTAGATTTGAAAATTAATAAAAATACAGCAGTAATTTGGTCTATAATCCAAGACGAGCGTACTGCTATTATAGTTTATCTGCCTAACGGTGAAATTAAATTTAAATGGATACAACTCGATAGTCAAAGCCTAAAAGATGAAATCAATAAATTTCGGATTGGGCTAGAGAAACGTAGTGACATAATTTACAATCGAGGTCAAGCACAAAGGTTATATGACTTGATGATTCGTGCTTTTGAAAAAGATTTAGAGTCATTGCATATCAAAACTCTAGTTTTTATTCCGGATGGGCTTTTCCACAGTGTGCCGATGGGAGCTTTGCATAATGGCAAGCAGTTTTTAATTCAAAAGTATGCGATCACAACTAGCTCTAGTATTAGTCTGACACCTCCACTTCCCACCAAGCCTAAAAAATTACGAGTGCTAGCTGTAGGTTTAACTAAAGATGCGATCGTTGACAATCAAAAATATCAAGCTTTGATTAACGTCAAAAAAGAAATTAACCAGGTTCTGAATATAATTCCAGATGGCAAGCAGTTGTTAGATGAGAATTTTACACGCGATCGCCTATATGCAGAAATACGCCAAGGTATTTATCCAATTATTCATATTGCGACTCATGGCGAATTTAGCTTCATTCCTGAAGATACCTTTCTCGTTACTGGTGATAATGACAAACTCTCGGTTACTGACTTATACAATATGATTCACAATACATTGAGCAACCATAATTCAGTAGATTTATTGGTACTCACCGCTTGTGAAACCGCTAGGGGAGGTAACAGTACTAATCTTGGTTTAGCCAGCATAGCAATATTAGCAGGCGTAAAAAGCAGTTTAGCTTCCTTATGGGCAGTAAACGATGCTGCAACCGTAACATTGATCACAAACTTTTATCAAAACTGGCACAATCTTGGATTGAGTAAAGCAGAAGCTTTACAAAAAGCGCAACAAGATCTAATAGCTTTAGGAAAAAAATATGCCCATCCTTATTATTGGGCGCCGTTTATCATTTCGGGTAATTGGCTGTAA
- a CDS encoding histone deacetylase: MLPVIYSDEFLEHKTGYLHPEKPERLSAITTALKAAVFASKIEWRSPTPVDKRLLIPLLLEVHTQNYIQKVQEIASSGGGFLDTDTAVSPRSYDVALLAVSAWLDGVNIVLETGNPAFVMARPPGHHAEKDYGMGFCLFANAAIAALHALTQPGINRVAILDWDVHHGNGTQAIVETNSQIAYCSMHQYPCYPGTGKVSERGFHNNVLNLPIPPGSDIGIYQPVFEKKVIPFLVDFQPDLLIVSAGYDANAADPLAMINLQPQDYGLFTDYCLGITRKILFGLEGGYDLAALSRSVVATIERCLV, translated from the coding sequence ATGTTGCCAGTCATCTATTCTGATGAATTTCTGGAACACAAAACTGGATACCTCCATCCAGAAAAGCCAGAGCGTTTGAGTGCTATTACTACCGCCTTAAAAGCAGCAGTGTTTGCTTCTAAAATTGAATGGCGATCGCCCACACCAGTTGACAAGCGTCTATTAATACCTTTGCTTTTGGAGGTACACACCCAAAACTACATTCAAAAAGTTCAGGAAATCGCTTCTAGTGGAGGTGGTTTTTTGGATACAGACACTGCTGTTTCTCCCCGCAGCTATGATGTAGCATTGTTAGCAGTGAGTGCCTGGTTGGATGGAGTGAATATTGTACTAGAAACTGGCAATCCAGCTTTTGTCATGGCCCGTCCACCAGGACATCATGCGGAAAAAGATTATGGCATGGGTTTTTGCTTATTTGCCAATGCGGCGATCGCTGCTTTACATGCCTTAACACAGCCAGGCATTAACCGAGTGGCTATTTTAGATTGGGATGTGCATCATGGTAATGGCACCCAAGCAATTGTGGAAACTAATTCCCAAATAGCTTATTGCTCCATGCATCAGTATCCCTGCTATCCAGGTACTGGCAAAGTTTCAGAAAGAGGTTTTCACAATAACGTCTTGAATTTGCCCATTCCTCCCGGCAGCGATATTGGTATATATCAACCTGTGTTTGAAAAAAAGGTAATACCTTTTTTAGTAGACTTTCAGCCAGATTTGTTGATTGTTAGTGCTGGTTATGATGCCAATGCTGCCGATCCATTAGCAATGATTAATTTGCAACCACAAGATTACGGTTTATTCACCGATTATTGTTTGGGAATTACTCGGAAAATTCTGTTTGGATTAGAAGGTGGCTACGATTTAGCAGCACTTTCGCGATCAGTTGTGGCGACAATCGAACGGTGTTTAGTTTAA
- a CDS encoding tellurite resistance TerB family protein: MDSLDKMSGIRSLLENGLSPEEAFTAIALATIASDGYPSQEEARAILSALSRIKLFRSYSDEMMSEMLDKLLVILRREGINALFNTAKESLPHELREAVFVITADLVLADGIVTQEEQEFLSDLYQALGITTDIATQVVQVMLIKNRG, encoded by the coding sequence ATGGATTCACTCGACAAGATGTCTGGCATAAGAAGCTTACTTGAAAACGGACTAAGTCCAGAAGAAGCTTTTACTGCTATTGCCCTGGCTACAATTGCCTCAGATGGTTATCCTTCCCAAGAGGAGGCACGTGCTATCTTATCTGCACTATCTCGGATCAAGCTATTTAGAAGTTATTCTGACGAGATGATGAGCGAGATGCTTGATAAACTCCTCGTGATTTTGAGGCGTGAAGGTATTAATGCTTTGTTCAATACTGCCAAAGAGTCTTTGCCTCATGAATTGCGGGAAGCAGTCTTTGTAATCACTGCTGATTTGGTATTAGCTGATGGAATCGTGACTCAAGAAGAACAGGAATTCTTAAGCGATTTATATCAAGCTCTGGGCATCACTACTGATATTGCCACACAAGTTGTACAAGTAATGTTGATTAAAAATCGGGGATAA
- a CDS encoding thylakoid membrane photosystem I accumulation factor yields MKGIKLQFLPKNVFNWRRIFSGCLLLACLFILSTTPAVAGIKDDRYDGNIFVVYAGNGSLVPPKATLATALKEHKPALLVFYVDDSSDCKEYAIVVSKLQAFYGGVAEIIPINVDTIISKQSYEPTEPGYYYSGNVPQVVVFNQSGQVVLNKKGQVPFEQVDDKFRDVFDLLPRTESVELKRRSFNELNSELTQ; encoded by the coding sequence ATGAAAGGCATAAAGTTGCAATTTTTACCCAAAAATGTTTTTAACTGGCGACGCATTTTCTCTGGATGCTTGCTACTTGCGTGCCTGTTCATCCTTAGCACCACACCAGCAGTCGCTGGTATTAAAGATGACAGATACGATGGAAATATCTTCGTAGTTTATGCTGGTAATGGTTCATTGGTTCCCCCGAAAGCGACACTGGCAACCGCACTCAAAGAGCATAAACCCGCACTGTTAGTTTTTTATGTGGATGACAGCAGTGATTGCAAAGAGTATGCGATCGTAGTTTCTAAACTACAAGCTTTTTATGGCGGAGTAGCTGAGATTATTCCGATTAATGTAGATACAATTATATCCAAACAAAGTTATGAGCCGACGGAGCCTGGTTATTACTACTCAGGCAATGTTCCCCAAGTAGTGGTGTTTAATCAATCAGGACAGGTAGTCTTGAATAAAAAGGGGCAAGTACCATTTGAACAAGTAGACGATAAATTCAGAGACGTGTTCGATTTGTTACCTCGTACCGAATCAGTAGAATTAAAACGTCGTTCCTTTAATGAATTAAATAGTGAGCTAACTCAGTAA
- a CDS encoding Mur ligase family protein: protein MEKKIQLVDKLRLGLAVSVAKSVTLMVRSLHLGAASVLPGSIARRIEPRLLQLLSQQVKNGIILVAGTNGKTTTSLFLREILERQGYCVAHNATGANLENGLMTALMESSNLIGKLDVDYAILEVDENILPRVLAPIQPKLILCLNLFRDQLDRYGEVDTISKRWGRAIATLPPETIIVANADDPTICHLGQQLSQQRVSFFGLNEPEHYLEAIPHAVDSIYCPQCGYALNYKGVYLSHMGEYTCPNCGFTRSEPTLDSGRWPQILIGLYNKYNTLAAATAAIELGINEATIRDTIPNFQPAFGRAEELKINGKQVRILLSKNPVGTNETIRVVTQSNDKTTLLVLNDRIQDGEDVSWIWDVDTEKLVERGGTLVVSGDRVYDMALRLHYSQKTAESNFNLIVEEDLRQALAIALENTPNNETLHILPTYTAMLDVREALTGRKIR from the coding sequence GTGGAAAAAAAAATTCAATTGGTAGATAAACTGCGGCTTGGCTTGGCTGTGTCGGTAGCTAAAAGCGTAACTTTGATGGTGCGATCGCTACATTTGGGTGCAGCGTCAGTTTTACCTGGTTCAATCGCGCGTCGCATAGAACCGCGTCTGTTGCAATTATTGAGTCAGCAAGTTAAAAACGGAATCATTCTCGTTGCTGGTACTAATGGTAAAACTACTACATCGCTGTTTTTGCGCGAGATATTGGAACGCCAAGGCTATTGTGTTGCTCACAATGCCACAGGTGCGAATCTAGAAAATGGCTTGATGACAGCGTTAATGGAAAGTAGCAACTTGATAGGAAAGTTGGATGTAGATTACGCCATTTTAGAAGTTGATGAAAATATCTTGCCAAGGGTATTAGCACCAATTCAACCCAAGCTTATTCTCTGTTTAAATTTGTTTCGCGATCAACTAGATAGGTATGGGGAAGTAGACACCATTAGTAAACGTTGGGGACGTGCGATCGCAACTCTACCTCCTGAAACTATCATTGTTGCGAATGCGGACGATCCGACAATTTGCCATCTTGGGCAGCAATTATCCCAGCAGCGAGTTTCTTTCTTTGGTTTAAACGAACCAGAACATTATTTAGAAGCAATTCCCCATGCTGTTGATTCTATCTACTGTCCCCAATGCGGATACGCCTTAAATTACAAAGGTGTTTATTTATCTCATATGGGTGAGTATACCTGTCCTAATTGTGGCTTTACCAGAAGCGAACCAACTCTTGATAGTGGCAGGTGGCCACAAATTCTGATTGGCTTATATAACAAATACAATACTTTAGCAGCTGCTACTGCTGCCATAGAATTGGGAATTAATGAAGCTACTATTCGTGACACTATACCAAACTTTCAACCAGCTTTTGGTCGTGCTGAAGAGTTAAAAATTAACGGTAAGCAGGTACGGATTTTATTATCAAAAAATCCTGTGGGTACGAATGAAACAATTAGAGTAGTTACCCAAAGCAATGATAAAACAACACTCTTAGTCTTGAACGATCGCATTCAAGACGGAGAAGACGTATCTTGGATTTGGGATGTAGATACAGAAAAATTAGTCGAACGGGGAGGAACTTTAGTAGTTAGTGGTGATCGCGTCTACGATATGGCACTACGTCTGCATTACAGCCAAAAGACTGCCGAAAGTAATTTCAATTTGATTGTCGAAGAAGATTTACGCCAAGCTCTAGCGATCGCCTTAGAAAATACACCAAATAATGAAACTTTACATATCTTACCTACCTACACAGCCATGCTAGATGTGCGAGAAGCACTCACAGGTAGAAAAATTCGTTAA
- a CDS encoding type 1 glutamine amidotransferase gives MSNQQIELIIGWLYPTLMSTYGDRGNVIVLERRCLWRGYNVKVLPLDRNATAADIRSVDLIVGGGAQDRQQEIVMRDLQGEKAEAMREKIENGTPGVFTCGSPQLLGHYYEPGFGQRIQGLGILDIVSVHPGENVRRCIGNLVVEVTASRLAQDLKEMLDGATPYLIGFENHGGRTKLGKVEALGRVVYGLGNNGEDSTEGIFYQNAIATYSHGPLLPKNPFVADWLIQTALRLKYQQAIALSPLDDTLAMQGREAMFKRLKVSVATPAAVKPGI, from the coding sequence ATGAGTAATCAGCAAATTGAATTAATTATTGGTTGGTTGTATCCAACATTAATGAGTACCTATGGCGATCGCGGCAATGTCATCGTCTTAGAACGCCGTTGTCTATGGCGCGGGTACAATGTTAAGGTGCTGCCTCTAGATCGGAATGCGACAGCAGCTGATATACGTTCGGTAGATTTAATAGTCGGCGGTGGCGCACAAGATCGTCAACAAGAAATCGTCATGCGCGATTTGCAAGGTGAAAAAGCAGAAGCAATGCGGGAGAAAATAGAAAATGGCACTCCCGGCGTGTTTACTTGCGGCTCACCCCAATTACTAGGACATTATTACGAACCAGGCTTTGGACAACGCATTCAAGGCTTGGGAATATTGGATATTGTATCAGTGCATCCAGGAGAAAATGTCCGGCGCTGTATCGGAAATTTGGTAGTGGAAGTGACAGCTTCTCGTTTAGCGCAGGATTTAAAAGAGATGCTAGATGGTGCTACACCTTATCTTATTGGATTTGAAAATCACGGCGGACGTACTAAATTAGGAAAAGTCGAAGCATTAGGACGTGTGGTTTACGGCTTGGGCAACAATGGTGAAGATAGTACAGAAGGAATATTTTATCAGAATGCGATCGCTACCTATTCTCATGGGCCACTGTTGCCAAAAAATCCTTTTGTGGCAGATTGGTTAATTCAAACTGCATTGCGATTAAAGTATCAACAAGCGATCGCACTGTCACCTTTAGATGATACCTTAGCAATGCAAGGACGGGAAGCAATGTTTAAGCGGTTGAAAGTTAGTGTGGCAACACCTGCTGCGGTGAAGCCAGGGATTTAA
- the tnpA gene encoding IS200/IS605 family transposase — MALWRLYYHLVWATKERLPLIKLELEDSLYHYIIGKADSNSSIVHAIGGMEDHIHLIVSIPPRISIAGFVKNIKGSSSHYINHTLFPNYHKFAWQEGYGVFSLGSKQLDQAIAYVQNQKTHHLQQTAIPSLEIVKHQDDAPSVYQK, encoded by the coding sequence ATGGCACTTTGGCGACTATACTATCATCTAGTTTGGGCTACAAAAGAACGTTTACCTTTAATAAAACTTGAATTAGAAGATTCTCTTTACCATTATATTATCGGTAAAGCCGACAGCAATAGTAGTATTGTTCATGCTATAGGTGGCATGGAAGATCATATTCATCTAATAGTTTCTATTCCTCCTCGTATATCTATTGCTGGTTTTGTCAAAAATATAAAAGGTAGTAGCTCCCATTATATAAATCACACTTTATTCCCTAATTATCATAAATTTGCATGGCAAGAGGGATATGGTGTATTTTCTTTGGGAAGTAAACAACTAGATCAAGCGATCGCTTATGTACAAAATCAAAAAACACATCACTTGCAGCAAACAGCTATTCCATCTTTAGAAATTGTGAAACACCAAGATGATGCCCCGTCAGTTTACCAGAAGTAA